Proteins from a genomic interval of Clostridium sp. 'deep sea':
- a CDS encoding ABC transporter ATP-binding protein has product MNELLKLNNVKYLYINGSEKVQAIKNASASFYQGKIYAITGRSGSGKSTILSLMAGLDNVSEGDILYNQKSLRDIDRDLYRSKDIGIIFQSYNLLTQLTALENVMLSLEVSGLSVANKKVRCLELLSRVGIDDSKVNRRVLKLSGGEQQRIAIARALAPNPQLILADEPTGNLDQGTEDAVLKILQDLAHEENKTVIMITHSKDIADKCDEIYGMKDGVLLPIKVS; this is encoded by the coding sequence ATGAATGAATTACTAAAGCTAAATAATGTTAAATATTTATATATAAATGGCAGTGAAAAAGTACAAGCTATAAAAAATGCTAGTGCAAGCTTCTATCAAGGAAAGATTTACGCCATTACAGGTCGATCTGGATCTGGAAAAAGTACAATTTTATCTTTAATGGCAGGTTTAGATAATGTAAGTGAAGGAGATATATTATATAATCAAAAATCTTTGAGAGATATAGATAGAGATTTATATCGTAGCAAAGATATAGGTATTATATTTCAGTCCTATAATTTATTAACACAGTTAACTGCTCTAGAAAATGTAATGTTATCACTTGAAGTTTCTGGGCTTTCAGTAGCAAATAAAAAAGTAAGGTGTTTAGAACTATTGAGTAGAGTGGGTATTGATGACTCTAAGGTGAACAGAAGGGTGTTAAAGTTAAGTGGTGGAGAGCAACAAAGAATAGCTATTGCTCGGGCACTGGCTCCTAATCCACAGTTAATATTGGCAGATGAACCAACAGGCAATTTAGATCAAGGCACAGAAGATGCAGTCTTAAAAATCCTACAGGATTTAGCGCACGAAGAGAACAAAACAGTAATCATGATAACTCATTCCAAAGATATAGCAGATAAATGTGATGAAATATATGGCATGAAAGATGGAGTTTTATTGCCAATAAAAGTTAGCTAA
- a CDS encoding DUF2975 domain-containing protein produces MSQKQLAKLLKAIIIGLFICGIFVGLFLVPYVGNSLLKDYPEFTSRFWPWIILIYVVITPCFIVLFKVWSIALSIENDKSFTKQNCKILQQISYIALFDSAFFLIMNLVYMLFNISHASIFLASFFVAFVGIAFSVVSGALSHLVKKASDIREENEYTI; encoded by the coding sequence ATGAGTCAAAAACAATTAGCTAAGTTATTAAAAGCAATAATTATAGGTTTATTTATCTGTGGAATATTCGTTGGTTTATTTTTAGTGCCATATGTGGGTAATAGTTTATTAAAAGATTACCCAGAGTTTACTTCAAGGTTTTGGCCTTGGATTATTTTAATATATGTTGTTATAACCCCCTGTTTTATTGTGTTATTTAAGGTTTGGAGTATTGCGTTGTCTATTGAGAACGATAAATCATTTACGAAACAGAACTGCAAAATTCTACAGCAAATCTCTTATATAGCTTTATTCGATTCTGCATTTTTTTTAATAATGAATTTAGTTTATATGTTATTTAATATTAGTCATGCAAGTATTTTTTTGGCGTCATTTTTTGTAGCTTTTGTAGGAATAGCATTTTCAGTGGTTTCCGGTGCTTTATCTCATTTGGTTAAAAAAGCAAGTGATATTCGTGAAGAAAATGAATATACAATTTAG
- a CDS encoding helix-turn-helix transcriptional regulator — MTIIINIDIMLAKRKMSVTELSQKVGITMANISILKNNKAKAIKLTTLSKICEALNCQPGDILEYIADDC; from the coding sequence ATGACCATTATAATTAACATAGACATAATGTTAGCAAAACGTAAAATGAGTGTTACAGAATTATCTCAAAAAGTTGGAATAACGATGGCTAATATCTCAATTCTTAAAAATAATAAAGCTAAAGCAATTAAGCTCACAACTTTATCAAAAATATGTGAGGCACTTAATTGCCAGCCTGGAGATATTTTAGAGTATATAGCAGATGATTGTTAG
- a CDS encoding FAD-binding protein, translated as MNYDIVIVGAGPAGSTLARLLDQKYKILLLDKRNFIDKHQKCCGGLLAPDAQKIMAQLGLALPKEVMVNPQMFSVKCEDLDNNMVRYYQRHYLNIDRKLFDKWLLSLMPNNVDIRLNALYKSCNRSQKSIEIKFRQDGKSVKVNSKILVAADGATSSIRNRIIAKHKQPDLYISLQNWYETTQKLPYFVSVFDESITDFYSWIIPKKGFAIVGTALKSHSNCQKNYNNLIEKLKNRGYIFNNCVKTEGTWIMRPRQLKQLNLYQNNIAFVGEAAGFISPSSAEGISYALKSAAILVKSLNKSLDNFGNIYQRNTAKLRLNILLKNNKLKLMYNKYTRKMIMKTGVLSMKLAEESKFDLLSSIS; from the coding sequence TTGAACTATGATATAGTTATTGTAGGAGCAGGACCAGCAGGATCAACTTTAGCCCGACTTTTAGATCAAAAATATAAAATATTGCTTTTAGACAAAAGAAATTTTATAGATAAACATCAAAAATGTTGTGGTGGTCTTTTAGCACCAGATGCTCAAAAGATTATGGCTCAGTTAGGCTTAGCTTTGCCTAAAGAAGTTATGGTAAATCCACAAATGTTTAGTGTTAAATGTGAGGACTTAGATAATAATATGGTACGTTATTATCAAAGACATTATCTTAATATCGATCGAAAATTATTTGATAAATGGCTTTTATCTTTAATGCCTAATAATGTAGATATAAGGCTTAATGCATTATATAAAAGTTGTAATAGAAGTCAAAAATCTATAGAGATTAAGTTTAGACAGGATGGAAAATCTGTAAAAGTTAATAGCAAAATACTGGTAGCTGCAGATGGGGCAACCTCTAGTATTCGTAATAGAATAATAGCAAAACATAAACAGCCAGATTTATATATTTCACTGCAAAACTGGTATGAAACAACCCAAAAATTGCCTTATTTTGTATCAGTTTTTGATGAGAGTATAACAGATTTTTATTCTTGGATTATCCCCAAAAAGGGTTTTGCCATTGTTGGTACTGCGCTTAAAAGTCACTCAAACTGCCAAAAAAACTATAATAATTTAATTGAAAAGCTAAAGAACAGAGGTTATATCTTTAATAACTGTGTAAAGACTGAAGGTACTTGGATCATGAGACCACGCCAACTAAAACAGCTTAATCTGTATCAAAATAACATAGCCTTTGTTGGTGAAGCTGCAGGTTTTATTAGTCCTAGCTCTGCTGAAGGTATAAGTTATGCCTTAAAAAGTGCTGCTATATTGGTCAAAAGCCTAAATAAATCACTCGATAACTTTGGAAATATATATCAGCGTAATACAGCTAAACTTAGGCTTAATATCCTGTTAAAAAATAATAAATTAAAATTAATGTATAATAAGTATA